One genomic segment of Pseudorasbora parva isolate DD20220531a chromosome 6, ASM2467924v1, whole genome shotgun sequence includes these proteins:
- the dvl1a gene encoding segment polarity protein dishevelled homolog DVL-1, producing the protein MAETKIIYHIDEEETPYLVKLTISPEKVTLADFKNVLNNRPINSYKFFFKSMDQDFGVVKEEISDDNAKLPCFNGRVVSWLVLAEGTHSDGGSQCTESHKELPPPLERTGGIGDSRPPSFHANAVSSRDGLDTETGTESLLSQRRERERQRAHRRGRESEFPRVNGHSKAERVVRDSAVGYDSASVMSSELESSSFIDSEEDEAASRLSSSTEQSSSSHLMRRHKRRRRRQKVTKMDRSSSFSSITDSTMSLNIITVTLNMEKYNFLGISIVGQSNDRGDGGIYIGSIMKGGAVAADGRIEPGDMLLQVNDVNFENMSNDDAVRILREIVSKPGPISLTVAKCWDPSPRSYFTIPRAEPVRPIDPAAWITHTTALSGPYPHYEFDDLPLSVPKTDMATIVKVMQLPDSGLEIRDRMWLKITIANAVIGADVVDWLFSRVEGFKDRRDARKYASSLLKHGYLRHTVNKITFSEQCYYTFGDLCQNMASLNLNEGSSGGGSDQDGLAPLPPPGTNPWPLGGQPYPYPGYPTPPPVFPPGYSDPCHSFHSGSAGSQQSEGSKSSGSNPSTGKGRRPSPREKDFKAPCCGGSETELVTWVGKRGERVSSQLSHHSRSAVSQAHTSHSYAHSHGQCHSVSQHSHNFTYSHAPFVQPNHLSCAHSERSHGSSYGPPGLPPPYCLAHLAPKAAASNSPPGAPPIRELGNVPPELTASRQSFQHAMGNPCEFFVDIM; encoded by the exons AGTCGTCAAAGAAGAAATCTCTGATGATAACGCCAAGCTGCCCTGCTTCAACGGCAGAGTGGTATCCTGG TTGGTGTTGGCTGAAGGCACACACTCTGATGGGGGATCTCAGTGCACAGAGAGCCACAAAGAGCTACCACCACCCTTGGAGCGAACTGGAGGGATTGGAGATTCCAGACCCCCCTCTTTCCA TGCCAATGCGGTGAGTAGTCGGGATGGATTGGACACAGAGACGGGCACAGAATCTCTCCTGAGCCAGCGGAGAGAGCGGGAGAGGCAGCGAGCTCACAGGAGGGGAAGAGAAAGTGAAT TCCCTCGCGTGAACGGTCACTCGAAAGCGGAGCGTGTGGTTCGTGACTCAGCTGTTGGCTATGACAGTGCATCAGTGATGAGCAGCGAGCTGGAATCCAGCTCTTTCATTGACAGCGAAGAGGATGAGGCTGCCAGCAG ACTTAGCAGTTCAACGGAACAGAGCTCTTCATCACACCTCATGCGTAGACACAAACGCAGGCGACGGAGACAAAAGGTCACCAAAATGGACAGG TCCTCATCCTTCAGTAGTATTACAGACTCCACAATGAGCCTCAACATTATCACGGTCACTCTCAACATGG AGAAGTACAACTTCCTGGGTATCAGTATAGTCGGTCAGAGTAATGACAGAGGAGATGGAGGCATCTATATTGGCTCCATTATGAAAGGCGGCGCAGTGGCGGCTGATGGCAGGATTGAGCCTGGAGACATGCTGTTACAG GTGAATGATGTGAACTTTGAGAACATGAGTAATGATGATGCCGTCAGGATTCTACGGGAAATTGTCTCCAAGCCTGG GCCAATAAGCCTAACAGTGGCAAAATGTTGGGACCCTTCTCCTAGAAGCTACTTCACAATCCCTAGAG CTGAGCCAGTAAGACCCATTGACCCTGCTGCCTggatcacacacactacagcacTTTCTGGGCCGTACCCCCATTATG AATTTGATGACCTTCCCCTTTCTGTGCCAAAAACAGACATGGCAACTATAGTAAAAGTCATGCAGCTACCAGACTCAGGCCTGGAGATCCGAGACCGAATGTGGTTGAAGATCACTATAGCCAATGCTGTCATtg GGGCTGATGTTGTTGACTGGTTGTTCTCTCGGGTGGAGGGCTTCAAGGACCGCCGCGATGCCAGAAAATATGCCAGCAGTTTGTTGAAACACGGCTACCTGAGACACACAGTCAATAAAATCACCTTCTCGGAGCAGTGTTACTACACCTTTGGAGATCTGTGCCAAA aTATGGCTTCTCTCAATCTGAATGAGGGATCCAGTGGTGGTGGCTCTGATCAGGATGGTCTCGCTCCTCTTCCTCCACCAGGAACCAACCCCTGGCCCCTCGGCGGCCAGCCCTACCCTTACCCAGGTTACCCCACGCCTCCGCCAGTCTTTCCTCCTGGATACTCGGACCCCTGCCACAGTTTTCACAGTGGCAGTGCAGGCAGCCAGCAgagtgaag GTAGCAAAAGCAGTGGATCCAACCCCAGCACTGGAAAAGGACGGAGACCTTCCCCTCGAGAGAAGGACTTTAAGGCGCCGTGCTGTGGGGGCAGCGAAACAGAACTGGTCACATGGGTCGGAAAGAGGGGTGAGAGGGTATCCAGTCAGCTGAGTCATCACAGCCGCTCTGCTGTCAGTCAAGCCCACACAAGCCACAGTTATGCTCACAGTCATGGCCAGTGTCACAGCGTCTCGCAGCACAGCCACAACTTCACCTACAGCCACGCGCCTTTCGTTCAGCCCAATCATCTGTCCTGTGCCCACAGTGAGAGAAGTCACGGCTCTTCCTACGGTCCGCCGGGTCTGCCCCCTCCGTACTGCCTTGCTCACCTCGCCCCCAAAGCGGCAGCAAGCAACAGCCCACCTGGGGCTCCACCCATTCGAGAGTTAGGAAACGTCCCCCCAGAACTCACCGCTAGTCGGCAGTCTTTTCAACATGCTATGGGCAATCCTTGTGAATTTTTCGTTGATATTATGTGA